DNA from Thunnus thynnus chromosome 2, fThuThy2.1, whole genome shotgun sequence:
TATGAAGCCTACATACAGATAAGCCCAATACACACAAAGTATGTCAAATTATGTCCCTTCTTTAAATCTGTCAAAGTAGTTACAGTCATAACTTTGTCTGGGATACTAGTGTAACAGCTCTGGAATCTATTTGAGCAGGATATATAACAGGAAAATGTATCCTGTCATGCTAATATAACGTGAATGAGTCTGTTTCCACATGCAAATAAAGTCtgtggaaacaggaagtttccTTTTAATTCTAATCTGAATTCAGAGGACGCACAGCTCATATATGACATTTCAGAGGGCTTTAATCCTGAGATTCAACATCTGACTGTCCTGATATTGTCTGAGTGACTCTCTGAGGTGGTCTGCCATCATTCTGAAGTGAGATTGATCTGTGGAAATTAATTCTTTGTCATTAAGTTTGACTAATTATTTACacaattgaaatgaaatgaaaatgaaatttttatttatttatatattcattcattattgacTGACTGGCACGCCCTTACCATAATGCTTAGTATATACACGTACCACAAAACAATGTGGGGGCTAGTTTGACCTTGTTTGTTGAAGTGGAGGCTGACTTGACTGCATTTTAAAGTTCCTTAAAACAAATCTTGAATAAACTTTTACTTATTGGTGCAGCCAGACACTTACTTTTTCCATCCTGTCTGAAAAACCTCTTACGACTGCCCAGTTAAGTTATTCTTGTCTgtccaaaagtacaaaaagttCATCAAAAATTGAAAGTAGACTTGATCATTTTAGAAGGCacttaaaatatgttaaaaaacacaaaaccacaatAATGTTAGGTCCTCATTGTAGCTGCAATGActatcaattagttgccaactcgccaactattctgataattgattaggctaattgttttgagtcatttttaagaagaaaatctccaaattctctgatccaacttctcaaatgtgaatattttctggtttctttagtgctctatgataataaattgaacatctttgggttgtggacaaagcaagacatttgaggacgtcaccttgggctttggcaaacagtgatcgacatttttcaccattttctgaaattttatggactaaacaactaatcaattaatccagcaaaataatcaacagattaatcaataatggaaaataatggATAGTTTCAGCCCTAGTCCTTTTCACCTCTAACCTGCCAATGAAATAGCCTGAAATAGCAGCTAATATCATGTGAATAAAGTTTCTGACCAGCATGTCGTATTCTAGCTGTATCACAGTTTCACAGtgtatgaaacaaactataaaacatGTCGAGTGGCTATTCCATTACTAACGTGTCATGTTTTCCATTCAGGTTGAATCACCAAGGTTTTTATCTCCCATTTGCATGGAGATCACCTTTTTGGTCTGCCTGGTCTCCTCTGTACTGTGAGCCTCAACTCCAACCCCGACCCCCAGCAGAACCTGAACTGTGTGGACATCTATGGGCCTCGGGGCCTCAGGCACTTTCTCAGGGGGACTCTGGGCCTCACGGGGTCACAGCTGCTCTTCCCTTATGCTGGTAGGTTGCTTACTGTGTGTCTGAAACCTCCCACAAAGGTAATCAGTTGTTCAGACGGTACTGTGTGAATATTACAGTTCACCCAGATATAGATTTGTGTAAATTCAACAAACTCTAGTTATATTGTGTCACTGTTATTGTACTTCATTCTAATCTACTCTTCTCTGATCTCATCCACACTGTGTATGTTGCTGTAGTACACGAGCTGGAGCCCACATCTGACCAGAGTCCAGAAGAGGGGCAGCTCAGTGTGGAGGTATGTGATGGTTTTGGTTATTTCTATGTAAAGAATAATCACACCTTACCTATCAGTACAGTGCTAAACACTACAGTATTTATTTGTCATGCAATAGGCTGTTTTCAAATATCAAATCTGTGTCCggtttccattttttttaatctacgATATGAAAAAGCTCATTCTCTATGGTCTATATGGCCTGTAGTTTTGATCTATATGGCAGATTTCACACTTACAacctttaataaaatatttgcatatctTGTCACTAGTGGCATATCACAGACTTTCCCTTCTGTTCAGAAAATGTTAACgctgtattttatttacatcaattttgccatgttgttttgtgtttgtttgtttctatgtccaaaatgtcagctgttgtttgttgtttttactgaaacatgttttctctctctctctctctctctctctctctttcttcagaTGACAGCAGAGTGTGGTCCTCTGCACCCACAGGAGCGGCTAGGAAGGACAATCACCCTGGATGTCTCCAGTGACTGTTACACCCTCTTTGAAGACAAGAAGTTTGTGGTTAAGGCCTTCAGGTTGTTCCACCGCATCCCCTCTTTTGGTTTTTGCAATCAGGAGCATGATCGACCTGGAAGACTTAAGACTGAACTACTGAAAGAACTCGGTAAATGTGCTTTATGTCTCTTTTATATCTCTTGTTTCTTTATGTggacagttgttgttgttaacaTACAAATGTGAAGAGAGACCAAAAAAGTATACCTGTTAATACCAGTTGCATATTGTAGGTGGTTCTTTAAGTGTCTCATGTCCAGTGATATTATTGGACATGTGAATATAGGCATAAAATGTTCTGTtaagaaaacaagtgaaatgcaGTTTATAGTGTGAGAAGCAGGTCaaaaataattgataaaatTATAGGCTGATAGTtttactattaaaaacacacttttcctGTGGGTAAAAGTAGGGAAAGACACAACATTTTGAATAGTTTTGGTATTTATTGTATAGTAGTACCAAGTATTATTGCACGgacatttttgcatttacttACTTGCTCTTCTATGCTAATTTTATTGGGAAATTATTTATAGGACGTGTATTTGTTGGCCAGAATGCGGTACTAACATGCCCAAATCTATGAGTCTGATTTAGACAGAGGTCACCCAGTACTGTGGCAGGAAAAAGGTGTCCTCCAACCTGTGGATTACTCTGATTCATGTCATTTCTTTATTCCTCAGGTGTGAAACCAGGTCCGCTCTACGGACGCCTGAAAGCGGGGGAGTCGGTGACTTTGGAGAACGGACATGTGGTGTCGTCTTGCGAGGTGCTGGAAGAAGCCATTCCAGGGAGGAAAGTCTGCATTTTAGGGGACTGCAGCTCAGTGCTCGGGGAGGGACCGCCGAGGTTTTGCAACGGGGCGGACATTCTGGTTCACGAGGCCACCCTGGGGAACGAGCACAGAGAAAAAGCAGTGGACCACGGACACAGCACACCTGAGATGGCAGCGGCGGTGGCTCGGGCCTGCTGTGCACGGAGGCTGGTGCTGTACCATTTCAGTCAGAGGTACAAACCCTGTTCCCTGCAGAAGGAAGGAGATGAGGACGATATCTCAGAGCTCAAGAGACAGGCTGAAGCTCTACAGGACAGTGATGTAGAAGTGATTCTGGCTGAGGACTTTCTGACTCTACCTATTCCTCTCAGAAGACCGAGGTAATGAAAAACTGATTTAGCCTAGTTTTTATATTGCTGGTCATAGATCTgattaaaacacaacagctgtttgtttgtcaattatttatcttattttattatcataattGTTAACTACTTTTGGCAGTTGTTAACTTGTTAGCCATTACAAACATATCTGTTTTACCATCTTGTGATTTGGAAAGTACGTATACTGCTAATATTagcttttctcccttttttaaGATGCACTTTATCCAGTTGAACGTCTGTTGTCACTGAATTAGTCGAACATTACAAGTGTATTGCCAAAAGATTAAGATGAGGATTCacttttctggagcttttgatcacaTCATactgtcttcatcagcagatgtaCTGTAAAGCTCAAGTTTTAAGCTAACATGGATGAGAACTCCtaaaagtgctcagaaaaaaatggaaagtttGAACATCTACACTTCCATGGTGACTGAGAAAAcggtcaaaagctccagaaaaagcaaGTGTGCTTTGAGccgagattattttgtcaaatgcTGTTTTCAGTGGTCTAGAATGAACAGTCAAGCTGAACGTCAAATGAAGGAGGCTTGAATAATCATCCCACAATTTAGTAATTGGTGATTCTCCAAATGAGGCCCCAAAACAGAATTTGGACCAAATTTTTAGTCTTATTAATTCAAAAGAAATTTCAGTCTTAATGGTGGTTTCTTCCACTTTATGTCAATCATTTACTAAATactacaaacaaaaatgaatatgaatgaattaGAAGATTTTAAAGAAGAAGATTTTTGCTGTGTGATGACGAGTAAAGAACATGCGATCATCTCCGAACCTTTTCCAGAGCTTTATTTCTGGATCTGTACACAAGGTATTAAAgtacaacagaaaatacaaaataatgtttaacaaaaggaaaaaaaaaacaactcaatgTTTATGTACAATTCTTATAAACAATAAAGATAGCTTCTTGAACATTTCTCATAGTGAAGTTTTTGATTGTCTATATTTCTGGatatacatttttaagttttgtaggtttttttattcacaaaggtgtttttgttttcatcaaagAACTCGTTATCTTTTTCAAAACCACAACTGCtatactttttttcttctcctttttaaacttcaaaacacaatacaaaatataaaataaatttgtttagTGCTTGCTTGCACACACAAGTCTCATACCAGAgatatcaataaaatatcacattttcgAGAGTTCACAGGGTGGTGAAAAACCTACTTCTACTACTTAATGGCCTTTACATTCTGACAGTTTTTCTGAGTCTTTGTACAAACCACAGGTGAAATAAATATCACTGCACTGCTAAAGCTAGAAGAGCTTGGAGGACCTACTGCATTATGCACATTGCATTAAAAGAGAAACTAGCTCTCCACATACTTAGAGCAGCAGCCATCCCTTTACCATCAAGACAAATATAGACGACGACatgtaaaaagattttttttttgaagaaagaaagatgagcGTCTTTTACAAATGGCTGCAAGTTTTGAATGCAAAAAATTTGCAACATTGATTAATATCAATACGTCTCCAGGTAAAGCCGTTTTCAGTGGTACACTTGAAACAGACACAGCTGGCATGCGTGGTTTCAGCTGTGTCCCCGTGTCTGGGTATCATGTctttccaaagaaaaaaaaaaaagaataaaaaaattcaaatacCAAGTCAACCAGTAAAATGCAAAACCCAAAATATCTGTACATATCTACAAATTATTGCCATTTGACaaggggggggagaaaaaaattaaaaccttTGTATCAACACAGATTCACAAGTGTAAGAGGTCAGTTAATAGACTTTTTAAAGGCTATTTGCTAATTATTTACATGAAACGCAGAAGTGAATCATCTTCTCTGACGCTGGGCTTGGAAACTGAATTACTTGATCAAACTTAATTATGGTTTATCGGCATGAATCctgtctgtacacacacacgcacacacacaatggtgAGAACTATGGACATGACAAACGATGTAACCCTGAAACAAACTACGTATTCATATCACAATGCATAGATAAATTAAGTAAACACTACTACTGCATCCAATCAACTGACGATGACCCGCTAAACATTTTACAATTCACAAATATGGACTTCAGTCAAGAGAAACGGTTCCATTTCTGCTACTAGACTCCAAGAAATTGTCGACCAGATTAAACAAGTCATCCTCTAGTCAGACTAGGTTAGGCAGACGTTGGATACAATATCAGAGTGgcttttaaataaacataatactGCTAGCTTAGGTTTACGCAAGCTTGCTAAGTGGTCTGAAAATGGGGCTATGTGgtttagaaacatttttaaacaaaatttttACTACAATAAACTTGACATTTTCAACTAATCTTTCCTAAGAGTAGCAAGAGAGAAACCATCAAAGGATTGAACAAAATctcaaaaaggtaaaaatatgCAATACTTCACTGTGCCTGATGTCTGTGTTTCAATGGCTATTAACCCAactaatatattttacattgcAATATTGCTGTGACATGGTTTGCTAGTCTGATATCCTCCTTACAAGAAGTAGGATATCAATAACTTGATATCCAACTATAAAATGCTCTGATTATGTTACTCAGGTATTCTTGATtacctctttaaaaaaaatgtgagagaaaaaaaaaagaataagtaTAAAATCTGGGACTATAATTTGAATTTGACTACATGGGATAAAAATGAACTGTTATAAACATTCACATGTTCCAGTTTGGCCACTTTTAGCACTTTAAAAGTAAACAAGCAGACAAACTACTGACAAGCTtccacaggagagaaaaaaaaaaaaaaaaaaaaaaaaagcaaaaccaaACTGGAAGGCCAAAGCAGCTGATGGCCTCCTGCGACACTTCCTGGTCTCCAAGCTCATCTTCATGCTAGTGTTGCTCTTCATACAATATGTAACCAGGTTTAATTGGGGACACATAGAAACCATTTTCACCAGCCTGGTTACTAAAAAGTACCTGTAAACCAAacactaaatttaaaaaaaaaaaaaaaaaaaagtaccactTCAAACAACAAAGCAACTACACGCTAGAGGAGGAAAACTACTGTAAGATGATTTTGGCAGCTGAAAAGAATGGCAGgataacatactgtagctaTGACGATGTTATGTGTCGATGTGAGGGAGGAAGATACACAACTCTCCTACTGCAGCCTCTGGGCCCCACTGTACATGGACGTTACACATCTCAAGACcgcaaaacaaaaataaaataaatggctATATAAACTCTTGAGAGAAATCAAGATTTTAGTTTTATATGATAGACATCACTGATGTCATattacacaaaaaatgaaaacaaaaaagtatattcatatacatatatatatatatatatatatagatagatatatatatatatataatagaatTTAAACAAATTGGATTCTCCAGTGAGGTCAGTCTTATGTACAAGCAGGAAAAGGGGTTTCaaaagggaagaagaagaagatgaggaagatCACTCTGACTGAAGTGCTGCAGTGTGCTGTGTGTGGTGCCGCGCATGTCCTCCCAGAAAGCCGTTGGGCTCACCGCTGCCAGCCAAGCTCCCAAAGTCTGTGACAGACACTGCCATTTTGGTGCCGGTGATTCGGTGGTGGTGCGTCGTTTTCCGCCGCGCTTCAAAGTCCACTCCGAGGTTACCTACGGAGACGTCGTTGATAAAGGAGTCAGGCAGCGCCATCTTGAGTCTCTTTGAAGGCCGCTCGCAGTCCTTGTTGACACAGACTCCTCCTAGCTGGCCCAGGTCCGAGTGGTAGAAGCCTGCGTCGAGCATGTTTAGGCAGTCAGGGTCCGCACCGTTGGAAGGGAACCCGAGGGATTCCTCGTGATTCAAGGACCCGCGATGGAGGCTTTCCAGGGGAGGAAAGCTGTAGGAGTCCAGGCAACTGACCTCTGCAGGGCTGCACACCGTAGCTACGCTGTTACTCAAAGCTGAAAGGAGACAGGACACTGAATTAACATTTGATAACTTCAAGCAGAATGAGACTCAGGAACACGTGATgactgagggggaaaaaaaacgaggaaaaacaaataaaataatcaatttccATGATGTTACTTAGTATTCCTTTTCCATGACTGCAGAATTAATTTCCATTACTGACCTGTGAGATCGCTGGCAGTGATGGAGTTAAGCAGGCTGAGCTGTTGGTCTGTGGTGGTCTCCAGCCGtcctcctccacctgctccTGAGCACACAGAGGAAGAACTGTCCACTGCCAGTCCCTCTGCTTCATCCACCAGCCTGTCCATCAGGTCACTGCATACAATGAAACGTGTTTCATTGTAAAAGGGGTTTGTTTTTCCAAATTATGTGCACTTTCACCATTTTAACCAGAGTTCATTGTGTTAAAACAAAAGCACAGGAATGCAAACAGATTCACTGCATCTTCTGCCACTTACGTTACACCAGGATAGCTGCTGTACTTTTTCTTCCCGAACCGATTCTGCTGCACGAAGAAGTCAAAGCGCTCCGACTTTTTCCACATGTAGTAAAAAGCCACACATTCTGCTACAGTTCGCGTTGTGACCTGAGGAAAAGGAATTATTCAAAAAGGGGTGAGAAACTTTCAGAGCTTtctatgtgtacagtatgttctcaTATCATGAAGTAAGACtcactttgtgtttctgtatgagGTGAAAGTTCTTGTCATACATCTGTAGTGCGTGTTCAAAGTTCTTGCATTCCTCCTCGGACCACTGGGGCgatttttctgaaatgaaaccaATTTAGAAATATAGTATTGGTGCGAAATCAAGTGATCCAGATGTTAAAAAAGGGTAACTTCATATAGTAAACTGAGAACACAGGACTGGaacaaatgaagacaacaactggATCCAAGATCTTTTCTGTAGGCACACCGAGTGTACAAAGCACACAGTTACAGATATACACAACATATGGCTTTGTCTTTACTGTTTGTTCCTGTACAGAATGATTTTTAATTGCCATGTGACATAAAATTCACTATGAGCATCATTGCAGCTCACTGCATACTAACCAGCGAGTTTGTGCTTCCCATTCACGCTACATCAAGAACTAGAGATTCACTGATAGTATGgcagtaaaaagtaaaatgctGAGCAGAATACAGTTTTCTGTCAATGGTGAGCCAGAGGGAAGGAAGCTCTtctcacatcaaaatgaaacaaagaatgAGTGATGTGAGAGAATGTGCTCAGACTCTTTCACAAATTACTGTAGGATTGTTAAAAGGGGGATGATTCAAGCTTTaaatgggagggggggagggggggggtattaaattttgatgtaaaaactCTACAGTGCTGATATTACAGTTTAGTCTGCCATCACATTAGAAAGGACAAATTATGCCTAAGACTTAGGGAGGCATATTTATGTTGTCCAATTTAGAAATAGAGTGGATTCCACGTTACGCTACAGTACGAAATGGGATTGATGTCACATAAACGTCACATTTAACTTTTGTTCTGaacttaaatatttctttctaaatgtattttagaGTGTATtgcattttattctcttttttagGTTGCCTCTTCAACATCTGGCCAGGAAAATAAACTCCCCCCCCCCATAAACTTCGCCCTACATCTACCTTGATGTACCTACTCTGTTTACTGTCAAACTAACTGCTAACTAAGCAGATTGTTATGCCTGGgtagaagttttttttaattatttttggatAATCTGGTTGGGATGACAAATCTACCACCAGATATACCACCAGAGAATCTTGTTTGGTGATTTATGCTGTCATGcagtcattttctctgtcaaaaCAACAAGTTAAATTTGACAGAATGCCCACAGTGTATTCACTGCTATCCAAAGTACCAATGACATTTGCCTCATGTCAGGAATGATGCGTTTCCTACTGCAGGCATTTATAAGTTGTTTCCTTTGCTTACCTTTTGAGGATTTTATGCGGCTGCAGTATCTCTCTAGTGCTTCACGGGTGTTGTAGTTGCATTTGACAAGCTCATGCAAAGCCTATGTGGAGAAGAAGGAATTGGTCAAGACTGGAGTATTAGccaaaataaattatttgtacCACAGAAACAAATAATCTTAATCTTCAAAGCGCAGCTGCAATaggatgtgtgaatgtgaaattcAGTGGCATATTAAGCAGACTGCATATGCTCACATACATTGCCAATAACATGCTCATCACTGTGTTACAACATGAAAGAACTGATGAATAAAGACGTGCCTGAATAAATAACTGACCTGCTCATTGTCTCGGACGTGCATCCCTGGTTTGTCACATCCTGTCTTTTCATCTGTTGTCCGTGACAACACTTCAGACAGAAAACTCCTGACCTTGTTTTCTGGTAATGTACCTGGGCTCCATAATaactcatcttcatcttcatacACTGCATGGAAAGCACATCACAGTGAGATCAGTCACCTTGTGATCTTGTCTTTAATTGTATGGACTGTAACGTtgtaaacaatcacattaaaGAACATATCTGCGCATGTGCAGAAAAGAAACAACTGTCACCTTTCTCCCCATCTTTGTAGTGACAGAGGCAAGAAGGAACATCTGCTTGGTACTGTGTTCCCACCATTATTTCCTATGATGATAAAAaagtcacacaaaaacacaacatatttaaATCCAAGAGCAAACTAGTATTGAGCCCATATCTTAACGTGTTCCAAAATGAAATGTGTCATTTACCTTTCTGGAGTCCTCTGGGCTCGGGCCATCGTCATCACACTCTGACTCTTTATCACCGTCAGAGATAGTGTTggctgacaaaataaaaaaacaacaggtaAATACCTTTAATTTCAATTTGATTTCATTGGCACATCTCACCTTCAGTGCTAAGGCCTGATGTTTTAACTGCCAAACTTGGCGTCAAATTAGGTGCTGTAATAGGTGATCTTGCAACGCCTCTGCTCC
Protein-coding regions in this window:
- the mier3b gene encoding mesoderm induction early response protein 3 isoform X1; the protein is MAEASLGSSSPVGSLSSEDHDFDPTAEMLVHEYDDERTLEEEESLDGGRNFSSEIADLEKEGNMPLEELLAIYRYEGSAGSSIDSSSGDLTDELPDMTLDKEEIAKDLLSGDYEEETQSSADDLTPSVTSHEATDFFPRTLRSNTISDGDKESECDDDGPSPEDSRKEIMVGTQYQADVPSCLCHYKDGEKVYEDEDELLWSPGTLPENKVRSFLSEVLSRTTDEKTGCDKPGMHVRDNEQALHELVKCNYNTREALERYCSRIKSSKEKSPQWSEEECKNFEHALQMYDKNFHLIQKHKVTTRTVAECVAFYYMWKKSERFDFFVQQNRFGKKKYSSYPGVTDLMDRLVDEAEGLAVDSSSSVCSGAGGGGRLETTTDQQLSLLNSITASDLTALSNSVATVCSPAEVSCLDSYSFPPLESLHRGSLNHEESLGFPSNGADPDCLNMLDAGFYHSDLGQLGGVCVNKDCERPSKRLKMALPDSFINDVSVGNLGVDFEARRKTTHHHRITGTKMAVSVTDFGSLAGSGEPNGFLGGHARHHTQHTAALQSE
- the mier3b gene encoding mesoderm induction early response protein 3 isoform X2; amino-acid sequence: MLVHEYDDERTLEEEESLDGGRNFSSEIADLEKEGNMPLEELLAIYRYEGSAGSSIDSSSGDLTDELPDMTLDKEEIAKDLLSGDYEEETQSSADDLTPSVTSHEATDFFPRTLRSNTISDGDKESECDDDGPSPEDSRKEIMVGTQYQADVPSCLCHYKDGEKVYEDEDELLWSPGTLPENKVRSFLSEVLSRTTDEKTGCDKPGMHVRDNEQALHELVKCNYNTREALERYCSRIKSSKEKSPQWSEEECKNFEHALQMYDKNFHLIQKHKVTTRTVAECVAFYYMWKKSERFDFFVQQNRFGKKKYSSYPGVTDLMDRLVDEAEGLAVDSSSSVCSGAGGGGRLETTTDQQLSLLNSITASDLTALSNSVATVCSPAEVSCLDSYSFPPLESLHRGSLNHEESLGFPSNGADPDCLNMLDAGFYHSDLGQLGGVCVNKDCERPSKRLKMALPDSFINDVSVGNLGVDFEARRKTTHHHRITGTKMAVSVTDFGSLAGSGEPNGFLGGHARHHTQHTAALQSE